From the Meleagris gallopavo isolate NT-WF06-2002-E0010 breed Aviagen turkey brand Nicholas breeding stock chromosome 17, Turkey_5.1, whole genome shotgun sequence genome, one window contains:
- the EIF4ENIF1 gene encoding eukaryotic translation initiation factor 4E transporter isoform X3 produces the protein MVKSFDVAMDKRGGITEAENGDAFLELNRTATKYPHRYTKEELLDIKERPYSKQRPSCLSEKYDSDGVWDPEKWHASLYPSSGRTSPVESFKKDLDSDRTSLMRRIVDPRERVKEDDLDVVLSPQRRSFGGGCHVTAAVSSRRAGSPLEKENDGVRVIGGRRIGSGRIISSRNFDKDHRGGEKDIRDSRDARDRDRERDYKDKRFRREFGDSKRVFGERRRNDSYTEEEPEWFSAGPTSQSETIELTGFDDKILEEDHKGRKRTRRRTASLKEGIECNGGVAEEDEVQTVLANETPADQEVPREAVLQEPAPGEFDFNEFFNLDKSVPGLASMIEDVLGEGSVSASRFSRWFSNPSRSGSRSSSLRSTPHEELERLAGLEQAILSPGQNSGNYFAPIPLEDHSENKVDILEMLQKAKVDLKPLLSSLSANKEKLRESTHSGVVLSVEEVEAGLKGLKVDQEGKIATPFMAEQMEESLNIAGSRQIKKDGDMTAFNKLVSSMKASGTLPSQPKVNQSLESHLMSPPEIPGQPLSKNILQELLGPPITRPASSNVLSGLISGLEPGASLLGQRAPSPPIPPVFPTRAASADYLRHRISSPIGFGQGSQQLLGDPFPGVRKPMSPVAAQMSPLEIQQAALEGLALPHDLAIQAANFYQHGFGKPQMDKNRDGYRNRQQRVTKSPAPGHRGNTSSPAPTASITSMLSPSFTPTSVIRKMYESKEKSKEEPVSGKLKVSDGKDENQRPNEGTKLPALQRSACSTPLTQANRCTKEQDYRPKSAGRKTPTMASPVPGGPFLRPVHQVPLVPHVPIVRPAHQLHPGLVQRMLSQGVHPQHLPLLQAGMLPPGVDLSHLQGISAPILGQPFYPLPTASHHILNPRSGTPLQLAMMQQQLQRSGTGAQGSTAGVQTTPQNVSSRTGLSHGHTQLDHRPSQRSGSPIGLAKWFGSDVLQQPLPSMPSKVISVDELEYRQ, from the exons ATGGTTAAAAGCTTTGACGTAGCCATGGATAAAAGAGGAGGCATAACAGAAGCTGAGAATGGTGATGCTTTTCTGGAATTGAACAGAACTGCGACGAAATACCCCCATCGCTATACAAAA GAGGAACTGCTGGATATTAAAGAGCGTCCCTACTCTAAGCAAAGACCTTCTTGTCTCTCTGAAAAATATGACAG tGATGGTGTCTGGGATCCAGAGAAGTGGCATGCATCTTTATATCCGAGTTCAGGGAGGACTTCACCAGtggaaagctttaaaaaagatTTGGATTCAGATCGGACTTCTCTTATGCGTAGGATAGTAG ATCCGAGAGAGCGAGTGAAAGAAGATGACTTGGATGTTGTCTTAAGTCCACAGAGACGAAGCTTTGGAGGTGGCTGTCATGTAACTGCAGCTGTTAGCTCACGTCGAGCAGGCAGCCCattagaaaaagagaatgatGGTGTCCGTGTCATTGGTGGACGTAGGATTGGCAGTGGAAGAATTATCTCTTCACGTAACTTTGATAAAGACCACAGGGGTGGTGAAAAAGATATACGTGATTCTAGAGATGCAAGAGACAGAGATCGTGAGAGGGACTACAAAGATAAACGCTTCagg AGGGAATTTGGTGATAGCAAACGTGTCTTTGGGGAGCGGAGAAGGAATGACTCGTACACAGAAGAGGAACCTGAGTGGTTCTCTGCTGGTCCTACAAGTCAGTCTGAAACGATTGAGCTCACAGGCTTTGATGATAAAATTCTAGAGGAAGATCACAAGGGGAGAAAACGTACAAGACGGCGCACAGCCTCACTGAAAGAAG GGATAGAATGCAATGGTGGAGTGGCAGAAGAAGACGAAGTGCAAACTGTCCTTGCCAATGAAACTCCAGCAGATCAAGAAGTTCCCAGGGAAGCTGTCTTACAAGAACCAGCTCCAGGGGAGTTTGACTTCAATGAGTTTTTTAACTTGGATAAAAGTGTTCCTGGCCTGGCTTCG ATGATAGAAGATGTGCTAGGGGAAGGTTCAGTGTCTGCCAGCAGGTTTAGCAGGTGGTTTTCTAATCCCAGTCGTTCTGGAAGTCGGTCAAGCAGCTTGAGATCTACACCCCATGAGGAACTGGAGAGACTAGCAG GTCTAGAGCAAGCCATTCTCTCCCCTGGCCAGAACTCTGGAAACTACTTTGCTCCCATTCCATTGGAAGACCACTCTGAAAACAAAGTGGACATCCTAGAAATGCTACAGAAAGCCAAAGTGGACTTAAAACCTCTTCTCTCAAGTCTTTCAGCCAACAAGGAAAAGCTTAGAGAGAGCA cGCATTCAGGAGTTGTACTCTCAGTGGAAGAAGTTGAAGCTGGGCTTAAAGGCCTAAAAGTGGATCAGGAGGGGAAAATTGCTACTCCGTTTATGGCAGAGCAAATGGAGGAGTCGTTGAACATAGCTGGCTCCAGACAGATCAAGAAAGATGGGGATATGACTGCATTTAACAAACTAGTCAGTAGCATGAAGGCAAGTGGGACTCTACCTTCACAGCCCAAAGTCAAT caGAGCCTTGAGAGTCATTTAATGTCACCTCCAGAGATACCAGGCCAGCCTCTATCAAAAAATATTCTGCAG GAACTTCTTGGTCCACCCATTACCAGACCTGCTTCATCAAATGTCTTAAGTGGCCTGATAAGTGGTTTGGAACCTGGAGCTTCTTTACTGGGACAGAGGGCACCCTCTCCCCCTATCCCACCTGTGTTTCCAACTCGAGCTGCTTCTGCAGATTACCTGCGCCATAGAATATCTTCACCTATCG GTTTTGGACAAGGTTCTCAGCAATTGCTTGGTGATCCATTTCCAGGTGTGAGGAAGCCCATGAGCCCAGTTGCTGCACAG ATGAGTCCCCTGGAAATACAACAAGCTGCATTAGAGGGACTAGCATTACCCCATGACTTAGCCATACAGGCAGCAAACTTCTATCAGCATGGCTTTGGAAAACCACAAATGGACAAAAACAGAGATGGCTATAGAAACAG ACAACAGCGAGTGACTAAATCACCTGCACCAGGACACAGAGGGAATACATCTTCTCCAGCCCCTACAGCATCCATTACTAGCATG CTGTCTCCTTCCTTCACACCTACCTCAGTGATTCGCAAGATGTATGAGAGTaaggaaaagagcaaagagGAGCCAGTTTCTGGGAAACTGAAAGTCAGTGATGGTAAAGATGAAAATCAGAGGCCAAATGAAG GTACCAAACTACCTGCACTGCAGCGCTCTGCATGTTCCACACCTCTTACTCAAGCAAATCGTTGTACCAAAGAGCAAGACTACAGGCCTAAATCAGCTGGTAGAAAGACTCCCACGATGGCCTCCCCAGTACCAGGAGGCCCTTTCCTCCGTCCTGTTCATCAAGTACCCCTTGTTCCCCATGTTCCAATTGTGCGACCTGCTCATCAACTGCATCCAGGATTGGTCCAGAGAATGCTGTCGCAGGGGGTTCATCCACAACATCTTCCTTTACTGCAAGCAG GTATGCTTCCTCCTGGAGTGGACCTGTCTCACTTGCAAGGAATATCTGCTCCCATCCTTGGCCAACCTTTTTATCCATTACCAACAGCCAGCCACCACATCTTAAATCCACGCTCTGGGACACCTTTGCAGTTAGCAATGATGCAACAGCAACTACAAAGATCAG GCACTGGAGCACAGGGATCAACTGCTGGTGTGCAAACAACCCCTCAGAATGTGTCGTCTCGGACTGGATTATCTCATGGGCACACGCAGCTTGACCATCGTCCCAGCCAGAGAAGTGGCTCTCCCATTGGCCTTGCAAAGTGGTTTGGTTCAGATGTCTTGCAGCAGCCTCTCCCTTCTATGCCATCCAAAGTCATCAGTGTAGATGAACTGGAATATCGGCAGTGA
- the EIF4ENIF1 gene encoding eukaryotic translation initiation factor 4E transporter isoform X2: MVKSFDVAMDKRGGITEAENGDAFLELNRTATKYPHRYTKEELLDIKERPYSKQRPSCLSEKYDSDGVWDPEKWHASLYPSSGRTSPVESFKKDLDSDRTSLMRRIVDPRERVKEDDLDVVLSPQRRSFGGGCHVTAAVSSRRAGSPLEKENDGVRVIGGRRIGSGRIISSRNFDKDHRGGEKDIRDSRDARDRDRERDYKDKRFRREFGDSKRVFGERRRNDSYTEEEPEWFSAGPTSQSETIELTGFDDKILEEDHKGRKRTRRRTASLKEGIECNGGVAEEDEVQTVLANETPADQEVPREAVLQEPAPGEFDFNEFFNLDKSVPGLASMIEDVLGEGSVSASRFSRWFSNPSRSGSRSSSLRSTPHEELERLAGLEQAILSPGQNSGNYFAPIPLEDHSENKVDILEMLQKAKVDLKPLLSSLSANKEKLRESTHSGVVLSVEEVEAGLKGLKVDQEGKIATPFMAEQMEESLNIAGSRQIKKDGDMTAFNKLVSSMKASGTLPSQPKVNSLESHLMSPPEIPGQPLSKNILQELLGPPITRPASSNVLSGLISGLEPGASLLGQRAPSPPIPPVFPTRAASADYLRHRISSPIGFGQGSQQLLGDPFPGVRKPMSPVAAQMSPLEIQQAALEGLALPHDLAIQAANFYQHGFGKPQMDKNRDGYRNRQQRVTKSPAPGHRGNTSSPAPTASITSMLSPSFTPTSVIRKMYESKEKSKEEPVSGKLKVSDGKDENQRPNEATDNLLSSSVENADQETLPTLGTKLPALQRSACSTPLTQANRCTKEQDYRPKSAGRKTPTMASPVPGGPFLRPVHQVPLVPHVPIVRPAHQLHPGLVQRMLSQGVHPQHLPLLQAGMLPPGVDLSHLQGISAPILGQPFYPLPTASHHILNPRSGTPLQLAMMQQQLQRSGTGAQGSTAGVQTTPQNVSSRTGLSHGHTQLDHRPSQRSGSPIGLAKWFGSDVLQQPLPSMPSKVISVDELEYRQ, from the exons ATGGTTAAAAGCTTTGACGTAGCCATGGATAAAAGAGGAGGCATAACAGAAGCTGAGAATGGTGATGCTTTTCTGGAATTGAACAGAACTGCGACGAAATACCCCCATCGCTATACAAAA GAGGAACTGCTGGATATTAAAGAGCGTCCCTACTCTAAGCAAAGACCTTCTTGTCTCTCTGAAAAATATGACAG tGATGGTGTCTGGGATCCAGAGAAGTGGCATGCATCTTTATATCCGAGTTCAGGGAGGACTTCACCAGtggaaagctttaaaaaagatTTGGATTCAGATCGGACTTCTCTTATGCGTAGGATAGTAG ATCCGAGAGAGCGAGTGAAAGAAGATGACTTGGATGTTGTCTTAAGTCCACAGAGACGAAGCTTTGGAGGTGGCTGTCATGTAACTGCAGCTGTTAGCTCACGTCGAGCAGGCAGCCCattagaaaaagagaatgatGGTGTCCGTGTCATTGGTGGACGTAGGATTGGCAGTGGAAGAATTATCTCTTCACGTAACTTTGATAAAGACCACAGGGGTGGTGAAAAAGATATACGTGATTCTAGAGATGCAAGAGACAGAGATCGTGAGAGGGACTACAAAGATAAACGCTTCagg AGGGAATTTGGTGATAGCAAACGTGTCTTTGGGGAGCGGAGAAGGAATGACTCGTACACAGAAGAGGAACCTGAGTGGTTCTCTGCTGGTCCTACAAGTCAGTCTGAAACGATTGAGCTCACAGGCTTTGATGATAAAATTCTAGAGGAAGATCACAAGGGGAGAAAACGTACAAGACGGCGCACAGCCTCACTGAAAGAAG GGATAGAATGCAATGGTGGAGTGGCAGAAGAAGACGAAGTGCAAACTGTCCTTGCCAATGAAACTCCAGCAGATCAAGAAGTTCCCAGGGAAGCTGTCTTACAAGAACCAGCTCCAGGGGAGTTTGACTTCAATGAGTTTTTTAACTTGGATAAAAGTGTTCCTGGCCTGGCTTCG ATGATAGAAGATGTGCTAGGGGAAGGTTCAGTGTCTGCCAGCAGGTTTAGCAGGTGGTTTTCTAATCCCAGTCGTTCTGGAAGTCGGTCAAGCAGCTTGAGATCTACACCCCATGAGGAACTGGAGAGACTAGCAG GTCTAGAGCAAGCCATTCTCTCCCCTGGCCAGAACTCTGGAAACTACTTTGCTCCCATTCCATTGGAAGACCACTCTGAAAACAAAGTGGACATCCTAGAAATGCTACAGAAAGCCAAAGTGGACTTAAAACCTCTTCTCTCAAGTCTTTCAGCCAACAAGGAAAAGCTTAGAGAGAGCA cGCATTCAGGAGTTGTACTCTCAGTGGAAGAAGTTGAAGCTGGGCTTAAAGGCCTAAAAGTGGATCAGGAGGGGAAAATTGCTACTCCGTTTATGGCAGAGCAAATGGAGGAGTCGTTGAACATAGCTGGCTCCAGACAGATCAAGAAAGATGGGGATATGACTGCATTTAACAAACTAGTCAGTAGCATGAAGGCAAGTGGGACTCTACCTTCACAGCCCAAAGTCAAT AGCCTTGAGAGTCATTTAATGTCACCTCCAGAGATACCAGGCCAGCCTCTATCAAAAAATATTCTGCAG GAACTTCTTGGTCCACCCATTACCAGACCTGCTTCATCAAATGTCTTAAGTGGCCTGATAAGTGGTTTGGAACCTGGAGCTTCTTTACTGGGACAGAGGGCACCCTCTCCCCCTATCCCACCTGTGTTTCCAACTCGAGCTGCTTCTGCAGATTACCTGCGCCATAGAATATCTTCACCTATCG GTTTTGGACAAGGTTCTCAGCAATTGCTTGGTGATCCATTTCCAGGTGTGAGGAAGCCCATGAGCCCAGTTGCTGCACAG ATGAGTCCCCTGGAAATACAACAAGCTGCATTAGAGGGACTAGCATTACCCCATGACTTAGCCATACAGGCAGCAAACTTCTATCAGCATGGCTTTGGAAAACCACAAATGGACAAAAACAGAGATGGCTATAGAAACAG ACAACAGCGAGTGACTAAATCACCTGCACCAGGACACAGAGGGAATACATCTTCTCCAGCCCCTACAGCATCCATTACTAGCATG CTGTCTCCTTCCTTCACACCTACCTCAGTGATTCGCAAGATGTATGAGAGTaaggaaaagagcaaagagGAGCCAGTTTCTGGGAAACTGAAAGTCAGTGATGGTAAAGATGAAAATCAGAGGCCAAATGAAG CTACAGATAATCTACTGTCTAGTTCTGTGGAGAATGCAGATCAAGAAACTTTGCCCACCTTAGGTACCAAACTACCTGCACTGCAGCGCTCTGCATGTTCCACACCTCTTACTCAAGCAAATCGTTGTACCAAAGAGCAAGACTACAGGCCTAAATCAGCTGGTAGAAAGACTCCCACGATGGCCTCCCCAGTACCAGGAGGCCCTTTCCTCCGTCCTGTTCATCAAGTACCCCTTGTTCCCCATGTTCCAATTGTGCGACCTGCTCATCAACTGCATCCAGGATTGGTCCAGAGAATGCTGTCGCAGGGGGTTCATCCACAACATCTTCCTTTACTGCAAGCAG GTATGCTTCCTCCTGGAGTGGACCTGTCTCACTTGCAAGGAATATCTGCTCCCATCCTTGGCCAACCTTTTTATCCATTACCAACAGCCAGCCACCACATCTTAAATCCACGCTCTGGGACACCTTTGCAGTTAGCAATGATGCAACAGCAACTACAAAGATCAG GCACTGGAGCACAGGGATCAACTGCTGGTGTGCAAACAACCCCTCAGAATGTGTCGTCTCGGACTGGATTATCTCATGGGCACACGCAGCTTGACCATCGTCCCAGCCAGAGAAGTGGCTCTCCCATTGGCCTTGCAAAGTGGTTTGGTTCAGATGTCTTGCAGCAGCCTCTCCCTTCTATGCCATCCAAAGTCATCAGTGTAGATGAACTGGAATATCGGCAGTGA
- the EIF4ENIF1 gene encoding eukaryotic translation initiation factor 4E transporter isoform X1, translating to MVKSFDVAMDKRGGITEAENGDAFLELNRTATKYPHRYTKEELLDIKERPYSKQRPSCLSEKYDSDGVWDPEKWHASLYPSSGRTSPVESFKKDLDSDRTSLMRRIVDPRERVKEDDLDVVLSPQRRSFGGGCHVTAAVSSRRAGSPLEKENDGVRVIGGRRIGSGRIISSRNFDKDHRGGEKDIRDSRDARDRDRERDYKDKRFRREFGDSKRVFGERRRNDSYTEEEPEWFSAGPTSQSETIELTGFDDKILEEDHKGRKRTRRRTASLKEGIECNGGVAEEDEVQTVLANETPADQEVPREAVLQEPAPGEFDFNEFFNLDKSVPGLASMIEDVLGEGSVSASRFSRWFSNPSRSGSRSSSLRSTPHEELERLAGLEQAILSPGQNSGNYFAPIPLEDHSENKVDILEMLQKAKVDLKPLLSSLSANKEKLRESTHSGVVLSVEEVEAGLKGLKVDQEGKIATPFMAEQMEESLNIAGSRQIKKDGDMTAFNKLVSSMKASGTLPSQPKVNQSLESHLMSPPEIPGQPLSKNILQELLGPPITRPASSNVLSGLISGLEPGASLLGQRAPSPPIPPVFPTRAASADYLRHRISSPIGFGQGSQQLLGDPFPGVRKPMSPVAAQMSPLEIQQAALEGLALPHDLAIQAANFYQHGFGKPQMDKNRDGYRNRQQRVTKSPAPGHRGNTSSPAPTASITSMLSPSFTPTSVIRKMYESKEKSKEEPVSGKLKVSDGKDENQRPNEATDNLLSSSVENADQETLPTLGTKLPALQRSACSTPLTQANRCTKEQDYRPKSAGRKTPTMASPVPGGPFLRPVHQVPLVPHVPIVRPAHQLHPGLVQRMLSQGVHPQHLPLLQAGMLPPGVDLSHLQGISAPILGQPFYPLPTASHHILNPRSGTPLQLAMMQQQLQRSGTGAQGSTAGVQTTPQNVSSRTGLSHGHTQLDHRPSQRSGSPIGLAKWFGSDVLQQPLPSMPSKVISVDELEYRQ from the exons ATGGTTAAAAGCTTTGACGTAGCCATGGATAAAAGAGGAGGCATAACAGAAGCTGAGAATGGTGATGCTTTTCTGGAATTGAACAGAACTGCGACGAAATACCCCCATCGCTATACAAAA GAGGAACTGCTGGATATTAAAGAGCGTCCCTACTCTAAGCAAAGACCTTCTTGTCTCTCTGAAAAATATGACAG tGATGGTGTCTGGGATCCAGAGAAGTGGCATGCATCTTTATATCCGAGTTCAGGGAGGACTTCACCAGtggaaagctttaaaaaagatTTGGATTCAGATCGGACTTCTCTTATGCGTAGGATAGTAG ATCCGAGAGAGCGAGTGAAAGAAGATGACTTGGATGTTGTCTTAAGTCCACAGAGACGAAGCTTTGGAGGTGGCTGTCATGTAACTGCAGCTGTTAGCTCACGTCGAGCAGGCAGCCCattagaaaaagagaatgatGGTGTCCGTGTCATTGGTGGACGTAGGATTGGCAGTGGAAGAATTATCTCTTCACGTAACTTTGATAAAGACCACAGGGGTGGTGAAAAAGATATACGTGATTCTAGAGATGCAAGAGACAGAGATCGTGAGAGGGACTACAAAGATAAACGCTTCagg AGGGAATTTGGTGATAGCAAACGTGTCTTTGGGGAGCGGAGAAGGAATGACTCGTACACAGAAGAGGAACCTGAGTGGTTCTCTGCTGGTCCTACAAGTCAGTCTGAAACGATTGAGCTCACAGGCTTTGATGATAAAATTCTAGAGGAAGATCACAAGGGGAGAAAACGTACAAGACGGCGCACAGCCTCACTGAAAGAAG GGATAGAATGCAATGGTGGAGTGGCAGAAGAAGACGAAGTGCAAACTGTCCTTGCCAATGAAACTCCAGCAGATCAAGAAGTTCCCAGGGAAGCTGTCTTACAAGAACCAGCTCCAGGGGAGTTTGACTTCAATGAGTTTTTTAACTTGGATAAAAGTGTTCCTGGCCTGGCTTCG ATGATAGAAGATGTGCTAGGGGAAGGTTCAGTGTCTGCCAGCAGGTTTAGCAGGTGGTTTTCTAATCCCAGTCGTTCTGGAAGTCGGTCAAGCAGCTTGAGATCTACACCCCATGAGGAACTGGAGAGACTAGCAG GTCTAGAGCAAGCCATTCTCTCCCCTGGCCAGAACTCTGGAAACTACTTTGCTCCCATTCCATTGGAAGACCACTCTGAAAACAAAGTGGACATCCTAGAAATGCTACAGAAAGCCAAAGTGGACTTAAAACCTCTTCTCTCAAGTCTTTCAGCCAACAAGGAAAAGCTTAGAGAGAGCA cGCATTCAGGAGTTGTACTCTCAGTGGAAGAAGTTGAAGCTGGGCTTAAAGGCCTAAAAGTGGATCAGGAGGGGAAAATTGCTACTCCGTTTATGGCAGAGCAAATGGAGGAGTCGTTGAACATAGCTGGCTCCAGACAGATCAAGAAAGATGGGGATATGACTGCATTTAACAAACTAGTCAGTAGCATGAAGGCAAGTGGGACTCTACCTTCACAGCCCAAAGTCAAT caGAGCCTTGAGAGTCATTTAATGTCACCTCCAGAGATACCAGGCCAGCCTCTATCAAAAAATATTCTGCAG GAACTTCTTGGTCCACCCATTACCAGACCTGCTTCATCAAATGTCTTAAGTGGCCTGATAAGTGGTTTGGAACCTGGAGCTTCTTTACTGGGACAGAGGGCACCCTCTCCCCCTATCCCACCTGTGTTTCCAACTCGAGCTGCTTCTGCAGATTACCTGCGCCATAGAATATCTTCACCTATCG GTTTTGGACAAGGTTCTCAGCAATTGCTTGGTGATCCATTTCCAGGTGTGAGGAAGCCCATGAGCCCAGTTGCTGCACAG ATGAGTCCCCTGGAAATACAACAAGCTGCATTAGAGGGACTAGCATTACCCCATGACTTAGCCATACAGGCAGCAAACTTCTATCAGCATGGCTTTGGAAAACCACAAATGGACAAAAACAGAGATGGCTATAGAAACAG ACAACAGCGAGTGACTAAATCACCTGCACCAGGACACAGAGGGAATACATCTTCTCCAGCCCCTACAGCATCCATTACTAGCATG CTGTCTCCTTCCTTCACACCTACCTCAGTGATTCGCAAGATGTATGAGAGTaaggaaaagagcaaagagGAGCCAGTTTCTGGGAAACTGAAAGTCAGTGATGGTAAAGATGAAAATCAGAGGCCAAATGAAG CTACAGATAATCTACTGTCTAGTTCTGTGGAGAATGCAGATCAAGAAACTTTGCCCACCTTAGGTACCAAACTACCTGCACTGCAGCGCTCTGCATGTTCCACACCTCTTACTCAAGCAAATCGTTGTACCAAAGAGCAAGACTACAGGCCTAAATCAGCTGGTAGAAAGACTCCCACGATGGCCTCCCCAGTACCAGGAGGCCCTTTCCTCCGTCCTGTTCATCAAGTACCCCTTGTTCCCCATGTTCCAATTGTGCGACCTGCTCATCAACTGCATCCAGGATTGGTCCAGAGAATGCTGTCGCAGGGGGTTCATCCACAACATCTTCCTTTACTGCAAGCAG GTATGCTTCCTCCTGGAGTGGACCTGTCTCACTTGCAAGGAATATCTGCTCCCATCCTTGGCCAACCTTTTTATCCATTACCAACAGCCAGCCACCACATCTTAAATCCACGCTCTGGGACACCTTTGCAGTTAGCAATGATGCAACAGCAACTACAAAGATCAG GCACTGGAGCACAGGGATCAACTGCTGGTGTGCAAACAACCCCTCAGAATGTGTCGTCTCGGACTGGATTATCTCATGGGCACACGCAGCTTGACCATCGTCCCAGCCAGAGAAGTGGCTCTCCCATTGGCCTTGCAAAGTGGTTTGGTTCAGATGTCTTGCAGCAGCCTCTCCCTTCTATGCCATCCAAAGTCATCAGTGTAGATGAACTGGAATATCGGCAGTGA